One Natrinema salaciae genomic region harbors:
- a CDS encoding signal recognition particle protein Srp54: MVLDDLGSSLRGTLDKLRGKSRLSEEDIEEIVKEIQRSLLSADVDVSLVMELSDNIKDRALEEEPPAGTPARDFVLRIVYEELVDLIGESTELPLEEQTILLAGLQGSGKTTSAAKMAWWFSTKGLRPAVIQTDTFRPGAYDQAAEMAERAEVDFYGNPDNDDPVDIARKGLEETSDADVHIVDTAGRHALEDDLIDEIEQIEDVVEPDTSLLVLDAAIGQGAKDQAQQFDESIGIDGVVITKLDGTAKGGGALTAVDQTDSSIAFLGTGEEVQDVERFEPDGFISRLLGMGDLSQLAERVERAMEQTEMEEEDWDPEDMLQGQFTLNDMQKQMEAMNNMGPLDQVMDMIPGLGGGIKDQLPDDAMDVTQERMRTFTVIMDSMTEAEKEYPKAIGASQIRRIARGSGTEEEQVRELLQQYKMMERTMKQFQGMGSEQEMQRMMQQMQQGGGGGGGGMGGMGPFG, translated from the coding sequence ATGGTACTCGACGATCTCGGGAGTTCCCTGCGGGGCACCCTGGACAAGCTCCGCGGGAAGTCGCGACTCAGCGAAGAAGACATCGAGGAGATCGTCAAGGAGATCCAGCGTTCGCTGCTCTCCGCCGACGTCGACGTCTCGCTCGTGATGGAGCTGTCGGACAACATCAAGGACCGGGCCCTGGAGGAGGAACCGCCCGCCGGCACGCCGGCGCGGGACTTCGTCCTCCGCATCGTCTACGAGGAACTGGTCGATCTCATCGGCGAGTCGACCGAGCTGCCGCTCGAGGAACAGACCATCCTGCTGGCGGGGCTGCAGGGGTCCGGGAAGACGACCTCCGCCGCGAAGATGGCCTGGTGGTTCTCGACCAAGGGCCTTCGCCCAGCGGTCATCCAGACCGACACCTTCCGACCCGGCGCGTACGACCAGGCCGCGGAGATGGCCGAGCGCGCGGAGGTCGACTTCTACGGGAACCCGGACAACGACGACCCCGTCGACATCGCTCGGAAGGGCCTCGAGGAGACCAGCGACGCCGACGTCCACATCGTGGACACGGCGGGTCGCCACGCGCTCGAGGACGATCTGATCGACGAGATCGAGCAGATCGAGGACGTCGTCGAGCCGGACACGTCGCTGCTCGTCCTCGACGCCGCCATCGGGCAAGGTGCGAAAGACCAGGCCCAGCAGTTCGACGAGTCGATCGGCATCGACGGCGTCGTCATCACGAAGTTAGACGGGACCGCGAAGGGTGGCGGCGCGCTGACCGCGGTCGACCAGACCGACTCCTCGATCGCCTTCCTCGGGACCGGCGAGGAGGTCCAGGACGTCGAGCGCTTCGAGCCCGACGGCTTCATCTCGCGGCTGCTCGGCATGGGCGATCTCAGTCAGCTCGCCGAGCGCGTCGAGCGCGCGATGGAGCAGACCGAGATGGAGGAGGAGGACTGGGATCCCGAGGACATGCTTCAGGGCCAGTTCACCTTGAACGACATGCAAAAGCAGATGGAGGCGATGAACAACATGGGGCCGCTCGATCAGGTCATGGACATGATCCCCGGCCTCGGCGGCGGGATCAAGGACCAGCTGCCCGACGACGCGATGGACGTCACGCAGGAGCGGATGCGGACGTTCACGGTGATCATGGACTCGATGACCGAGGCGGAAAAGGAGTATCCGAAGGCCATCGGCGCGAGCCAGATCCGACGCATCGCCCGCGGCTCGGGGACCGAGGAGGAACAGGTCCGGGAGCTGCTCCAGCAGTACAAGATGATGGAACGCACGATGAAGCAGTTCCAGGGGATGGGCTCCGAACAGGAGATGCAGCGCATGATGCAGCAGATGCAACAAGGCGGCGGTGGCGGTGGCGGCGGCATGGGCGGAATGGGGCCGTTCGGCTAA
- a CDS encoding CBS domain-containing protein, whose amino-acid sequence MHDTIPVAEIMVEDVVTATPDVTATEAATLLRGENVSSVVIVRDGEPIGILTEGDFVTHLCERSDLGHLRVRDVMSAPVTTIEPTASIVDAVELLRTTDIEHLPVVSSGDSGAEGDGDATGVERAETDELVGIVTTTELTYYVPQLAHRGGESRQRPPRRHVRSDTQYERDDWTFEYRGDDESTVSVGDVARFSKTISDEDVEAFAAATGDTNRVHLDAAYAAETRFGERIVHGVLANGLISAALARLPGLTIYLSQESSFRAPLAVGDSATAVCEIVEDLGQSKYRIETNVSDGDGTMVLEGNAVVLVDDLPPMAAGETDAATTR is encoded by the coding sequence ATGCACGACACGATACCCGTCGCAGAGATCATGGTCGAGGACGTCGTCACCGCCACGCCCGATGTAACCGCAACCGAGGCGGCGACGCTGCTGCGCGGCGAGAACGTCAGTTCGGTGGTCATCGTTCGGGACGGCGAGCCGATCGGTATCCTCACCGAGGGGGACTTCGTCACGCACCTCTGTGAGCGGTCGGATCTCGGCCACCTCCGGGTGCGCGACGTCATGTCGGCACCGGTGACGACGATCGAACCGACCGCGTCGATCGTGGACGCCGTCGAACTGCTTCGAACGACCGACATCGAACACCTGCCAGTCGTCTCGAGCGGCGATTCCGGGGCCGAGGGAGACGGCGACGCGACCGGGGTCGAGCGGGCCGAGACCGACGAACTGGTCGGAATCGTCACGACGACCGAACTCACGTACTACGTGCCGCAACTCGCCCACCGCGGCGGGGAGTCGCGCCAGCGACCGCCTCGCAGACACGTCCGGTCGGACACGCAGTACGAACGCGACGACTGGACGTTCGAGTATCGCGGCGACGACGAGTCGACCGTCTCGGTCGGTGACGTCGCACGGTTCTCGAAAACGATCTCCGACGAGGACGTCGAGGCCTTCGCAGCGGCGACGGGCGACACCAACCGGGTGCATCTCGACGCGGCCTACGCCGCCGAGACCCGGTTCGGCGAACGAATCGTCCACGGCGTCCTCGCGAACGGACTGATCAGCGCAGCCCTCGCCCGCCTACCGGGGCTGACGATCTACCTCTCACAGGAGAGTAGCTTCCGCGCACCGCTTGCAGTCGGCGACTCCGCGACCGCGGTCTGCGAGATCGTCGAGGATCTCGGCCAGTCGAAGTACCGGATCGAAACGAACGTGTCGGACGGCGACGGGACGATGGTGCTCGAGGGTAACGCGGTCGTCCTCGTCGACGACCTCCCGCCGATGGCGGCCGGCGAGACCGATGCGGCGACGACTCGGTAA
- a CDS encoding RNA-binding domain-containing protein encodes MSEIYRVDVEITAPVYDTEVTSRVIDAVANIFPNADLEEEFGEVRGEAHSLDHFSELLHRQEILDTARGEFFANREGDTFSFALKKQAAFEEYVNFSVGKPDELGEIAVRVRVDEPGLEEYVDHIAPPTEDGRPVDA; translated from the coding sequence ATGAGCGAGATCTACCGCGTCGACGTCGAGATCACGGCACCGGTCTACGACACCGAGGTCACGAGTCGCGTGATCGACGCCGTCGCCAACATCTTCCCCAACGCCGACCTCGAGGAGGAGTTCGGCGAGGTCAGGGGCGAGGCGCACTCACTCGATCACTTCTCGGAGCTGCTCCACCGGCAGGAAATCCTCGACACCGCCCGCGGCGAGTTCTTCGCGAACCGCGAGGGCGACACCTTCTCCTTCGCGCTGAAGAAACAGGCGGCGTTCGAGGAGTACGTGAACTTCTCGGTCGGGAAACCGGACGAACTCGGCGAGATCGCCGTTCGGGTCCGCGTCGACGAACCCGGCCTCGAGGAGTACGTCGATCACATCGCGCCGCCGACCGAAGACGGCCGACCGGTCGACGCCTGA
- a CDS encoding AAA family ATPase, whose amino-acid sequence MHVIGTVGLPGSGKGEAATVAREDGIPVVTMGDVVRQETADRGLDPAKDHGKVAQALRDENGPAAIAERSLPMIEDRLETHETVLVDGIRSGTEVDVFEEAFNDAFTLVSIEAPFEVRAERIDERGRDVGEADGGESLAARDERERGFGMDDAMARATVVIENTGSLEAFHEEIRSIVRGETDDGKHAEAEADP is encoded by the coding sequence ATGCACGTCATCGGAACGGTGGGACTCCCTGGGAGCGGCAAGGGCGAGGCCGCCACCGTCGCACGCGAGGACGGGATCCCGGTGGTGACGATGGGCGACGTCGTCCGCCAGGAGACGGCCGACCGCGGGCTCGACCCCGCGAAGGATCACGGGAAGGTCGCGCAAGCGTTGCGCGACGAGAACGGTCCGGCGGCGATCGCCGAACGGTCGCTACCGATGATCGAGGACCGCCTCGAGACCCACGAGACGGTGCTGGTCGACGGCATCCGCTCGGGTACCGAGGTCGACGTGTTCGAGGAGGCGTTCAACGACGCGTTCACGCTGGTCAGCATCGAGGCACCCTTCGAGGTCCGGGCCGAGCGGATCGACGAGCGCGGCCGGGACGTCGGCGAGGCCGACGGCGGCGAGAGTCTCGCCGCGCGCGACGAGCGCGAACGTGGCTTCGGGATGGACGACGCGATGGCTCGGGCGACCGTCGTCATCGAGAACACCGGCTCGCTCGAGGCGTTCCACGAGGAGATTCGGTCGATCGTCCGCGGGGAAACCGACGACGGGAAACACGCCGAGGCCGAAGCCGACCCATGA
- a CDS encoding DNA polymerase V family protein: MTDTTLNRRRFTAGLGAGLVAAVAGCMGNGESDEESPNNDSDEPSDGSDDTDDLGSGDSEDNESDGGIGNESDGIGNESDDGDLGNESDDTDAGNESTDDTTENESDDDSEVDY; the protein is encoded by the coding sequence ATGACAGACACGACACTCAATAGGCGGCGATTCACGGCTGGACTCGGTGCCGGACTGGTCGCCGCGGTCGCAGGATGTATGGGCAACGGCGAATCCGACGAGGAGTCGCCGAACAACGACTCGGACGAACCGAGCGACGGGTCCGACGACACCGACGACCTCGGGTCCGGCGACTCCGAGGACAACGAGTCCGACGGCGGAATCGGGAACGAATCCGACGGAATCGGGAACGAATCCGACGACGGCGACCTGGGCAACGAGTCCGACGACACGGACGCGGGCAACGAGTCGACCGACGACACCACCGAAAACGAGAGCGACGACGATTCGGAGGTCGACTACTGA
- a CDS encoding M48 family metallopeptidase: MVANGERINLHDVMLVLLFGLGVTALLTTVVAGSILTLFLLLIYELLFQPATLPAAEILVPVICSAGVCLLILLVRHERDAPDHTIRSVGASRARREEHSELIDTVQLVAHQAVVPVPDVYVAPMDAPVSFTTGFKPQTARLVVSEGLVTLLEQSELEAVIAHEIAHVKNRDAAVMTAVSLPVGSSQRVFRLLSNSTIGVEHGQTSRADLEDALVTAGLILVFPVWIVAVLCWAALSRTREFTADSAAIAITGNPVALATALEKIDSTLAERPSTDLRSAEISPLAIVEPPRKQPDFGGVPLPTSRLNRVAKTHPRTERRLERLRESDP; encoded by the coding sequence ATGGTCGCGAACGGGGAGCGAATCAATTTGCATGATGTAATGCTGGTACTGCTCTTTGGACTCGGCGTCACTGCCCTTCTGACGACGGTCGTCGCAGGTAGTATTCTCACTCTATTTTTGCTTCTCATCTACGAGCTTTTGTTTCAACCAGCAACACTTCCTGCAGCGGAAATCCTCGTCCCGGTCATCTGTAGCGCAGGAGTCTGCCTGCTGATTCTCCTGGTGCGCCATGAACGAGATGCACCTGACCATACGATCCGTTCGGTCGGTGCTTCTCGGGCTCGAAGAGAGGAGCATTCCGAATTGATAGATACCGTCCAATTGGTTGCTCACCAAGCTGTAGTGCCTGTCCCGGACGTTTACGTCGCGCCAATGGACGCGCCGGTTTCGTTCACGACAGGATTTAAGCCACAAACCGCACGACTCGTGGTAAGTGAGGGACTGGTAACGCTACTCGAGCAATCCGAACTCGAAGCGGTCATTGCACACGAAATTGCTCACGTGAAAAATCGGGACGCAGCGGTAATGACTGCCGTCTCGTTACCGGTCGGATCCTCACAGCGCGTTTTTCGTCTGCTCTCGAACTCCACTATCGGTGTCGAACACGGACAGACGAGTCGTGCCGATCTCGAGGACGCACTCGTCACTGCTGGACTGATTCTCGTTTTTCCCGTCTGGATCGTCGCTGTCCTCTGTTGGGCGGCACTCTCTCGGACGCGAGAATTCACCGCTGACAGCGCTGCAATTGCTATCACCGGGAACCCGGTTGCGCTGGCAACCGCCCTCGAAAAAATCGATTCGACACTTGCCGAGCGACCCTCGACTGATCTCAGAAGCGCAGAGATTTCACCGCTTGCGATCGTCGAACCCCCACGGAAACAGCCTGATTTTGGCGGCGTACCGTTACCGACGAGTCGGTTGAACCGGGTCGCGAAGACGCATCCACGCACAGAACGACGACTCGAGCGACTTCGAGAAAGCGATCCGTGA
- a CDS encoding C45 family autoproteolytic acyltransferase/hydolase produces the protein MDEPDLERTAFTGPNATSEPDSYAEQARRRAETEREAVEWAVDELASMIADASVDLEPLLEYARRSRESMPDRHVRAYEAMAGTLDVDTAVYDVYAFAYSDLCDELADEPAADPSRGCTNVLVSPPRAAGDAPLVLKNRDIAGRGVRPKSVVEQPAIGDFHGFLTVDTCGTVMLYKGVNDRGLVAANTYIDANRDDLEPEDQLRNGTVVRRLLEECATVAAARSLLESLPARRLMAQTLFLADGTDAALLEVNPLAERLVVDDADAVTRTNHFVLSRSDETESSRRRRERATTLLEAETELDRGTLWRIARDHEHGPGDESICRHPEPDTDDYAVGQLTTASAAVFDGGSPTVEVVVGNPCETEPTQCAFGDELPMALRTGARWLERLR, from the coding sequence ATGGACGAGCCGGACCTCGAGCGGACCGCTTTCACCGGACCGAACGCGACGTCCGAACCGGACAGCTACGCGGAGCAAGCGCGCCGGCGCGCGGAAACCGAACGCGAGGCCGTCGAGTGGGCCGTCGACGAACTCGCGTCGATGATCGCCGACGCGAGCGTCGACCTCGAACCGTTGCTCGAGTACGCACGCCGCAGTCGAGAGAGCATGCCCGATCGGCACGTGCGGGCGTACGAGGCGATGGCCGGAACCTTGGACGTCGATACGGCCGTTTACGACGTCTACGCCTTCGCGTACAGCGACCTCTGTGACGAACTGGCCGACGAGCCGGCCGCCGATCCCTCGAGAGGGTGTACGAACGTGCTCGTGTCGCCGCCGCGGGCCGCCGGGGACGCCCCGCTCGTACTCAAGAACCGTGACATCGCGGGACGGGGTGTCCGTCCCAAATCCGTCGTCGAACAGCCGGCGATCGGCGACTTCCACGGCTTTCTCACGGTCGATACCTGCGGCACGGTCATGCTCTACAAGGGCGTCAACGATCGGGGGCTCGTCGCGGCGAACACGTACATCGACGCGAACCGGGACGATCTCGAGCCCGAGGACCAGCTCCGGAACGGCACCGTCGTCAGGCGGCTCCTCGAGGAATGTGCCACCGTCGCGGCGGCTCGTTCCCTGCTCGAGTCGCTCCCGGCGCGACGGCTGATGGCGCAGACGCTCTTTCTGGCCGACGGGACCGACGCCGCGTTGCTCGAGGTGAATCCGCTCGCGGAGCGGCTCGTCGTCGACGACGCGGACGCCGTCACCCGAACGAACCACTTCGTGCTGTCGCGTTCGGACGAGACGGAGAGTTCGCGACGCCGACGGGAGCGAGCGACGACGCTGCTCGAGGCGGAGACCGAGCTCGATCGGGGCACGCTCTGGCGGATCGCGAGGGATCACGAACACGGGCCGGGCGACGAGTCGATCTGCCGGCATCCGGAGCCGGACACGGACGACTACGCCGTCGGGCAGCTGACGACCGCGAGCGCGGCGGTGTTCGACGGGGGATCGCCGACCGTGGAGGTCGTCGTGGGCAACCCCTGCGAGACCGAGCCGACGCAGTGTGCCTTCGGCGACGAGCTCCCGATGGCTCTCCGGACGGGAGCGCGGTGGCTCGAGCGGCTTCGGTGA
- a CDS encoding glutamate-cysteine ligase family protein, with protein sequence MKTSLEVEYWVVDDDGDLVPPDTLLDVSEQVDPEFVEPMLEIKTTPCESMAELREELPRRIGRVADAARERNKRLVPLATPLYAAPADVPYREKVGTDLQRRIVGPTFDDARFCAGTHVHFEQSNVADQLNALTAIDPAFALVTSAAHHRGERILECARPFLYRCSCYETCPEQGHLWPYVDSVAEWEQRLETAHGVFRERALERGVDPDAFDDEFAPYDAVWNPVRLRKAMPTVEWRSPDAALPSQVLRLAEAVRSIVSRADARGTVVDGSAIPTASDAIIDSNAVTDGPLRLPKFDTVESITDAAIHDGLGDSSVRRYLRGLGFEPSAYDPLADRHPDSRITERRAKKLRLRAADRLEADLERRRVRTP encoded by the coding sequence ATGAAAACCAGCCTCGAGGTGGAGTACTGGGTCGTCGACGACGACGGCGATCTAGTCCCGCCCGACACACTGCTCGACGTCTCGGAACAGGTCGATCCCGAGTTCGTCGAGCCGATGCTCGAGATCAAGACAACCCCGTGCGAGTCGATGGCCGAACTCCGCGAGGAGCTGCCCCGTCGGATCGGTCGCGTCGCCGATGCGGCGCGCGAGCGGAACAAGCGGCTCGTTCCGCTCGCGACGCCGCTGTACGCAGCGCCCGCCGACGTTCCGTACCGCGAGAAGGTGGGGACCGACCTGCAGCGACGGATCGTCGGGCCGACGTTCGACGACGCCCGGTTCTGTGCCGGGACGCACGTTCACTTCGAGCAGTCGAACGTCGCCGACCAGCTCAACGCCCTGACCGCGATCGACCCCGCCTTCGCGCTGGTCACCAGCGCCGCCCACCACCGCGGCGAACGCATCCTCGAGTGCGCCCGGCCGTTCCTCTACCGTTGCTCGTGTTACGAGACCTGTCCCGAACAGGGCCATCTGTGGCCCTACGTCGACAGCGTCGCCGAGTGGGAGCAGCGGCTCGAGACCGCCCACGGCGTGTTCCGCGAGCGCGCACTCGAGCGCGGCGTCGATCCGGACGCGTTCGACGACGAGTTCGCCCCCTACGACGCGGTCTGGAACCCGGTCCGTCTGCGAAAAGCGATGCCGACCGTGGAGTGGCGCTCGCCCGACGCGGCCCTGCCGAGTCAGGTACTCCGGCTCGCGGAGGCGGTGCGATCGATCGTCTCCCGCGCGGACGCCCGCGGCACGGTCGTCGACGGATCGGCGATCCCGACGGCGTCGGACGCGATTATCGACTCGAACGCAGTCACTGACGGCCCGCTCCGACTCCCCAAGTTCGACACCGTCGAGTCGATCACCGACGCGGCCATCCACGACGGGCTCGGGGACTCGAGCGTCCGGCGATACCTCCGCGGACTCGGATTCGAACCGTCGGCGTACGACCCGCTCGCGGATCGGCACCCCGACTCGAGAATCACCGAACGGCGGGCGAAGAAACTGCGGCTTCGGGCCGCCGATCGGCTCGAGGCCGACCTCGAGCGACGTCGCGTTCGGACGCCCTAG
- a CDS encoding NAD(P)/FAD-dependent oxidoreductase, which yields MSDETTADDATVIVVGGGPAGLSAALFTAKNGLETTVFDTDETWMHKAHLFNYLGIGSVGGSEFMATARQQVDDFGADRRQGEAVTAVSEAGDGFVVETEADEYEADFVVLATGANRELAEDLGCDRTDEGTVDVGVEMETSVEGAYATGAMVRAEEWQAAIAVGDGAAAALNILSTVRGEHYHDFDVPADAERVFGEHVAE from the coding sequence ATGAGCGACGAGACGACTGCGGACGACGCGACAGTGATCGTTGTCGGCGGCGGCCCCGCCGGACTGAGTGCTGCCCTCTTTACCGCGAAGAACGGCCTCGAGACGACTGTCTTCGATACCGACGAGACGTGGATGCACAAGGCACACCTGTTCAACTACCTCGGGATCGGCTCGGTCGGCGGCAGCGAGTTCATGGCGACGGCCCGCCAGCAGGTCGACGACTTCGGCGCCGACCGTCGACAGGGAGAGGCCGTGACCGCCGTGAGCGAAGCCGGCGATGGGTTCGTGGTCGAGACCGAGGCGGACGAGTACGAAGCCGACTTCGTCGTCCTCGCGACGGGCGCGAACCGCGAACTCGCCGAAGACCTCGGCTGTGACCGCACCGACGAGGGGACCGTCGACGTCGGCGTGGAGATGGAGACCAGCGTCGAGGGCGCGTACGCGACCGGTGCGATGGTCCGCGCCGAGGAATGGCAGGCCGCGATCGCCGTCGGCGACGGGGCCGCCGCAGCACTCAACATCCTCTCGACCGTACGTGGCGAACACTACCACGACTTCGACGTTCCCGCGGACGCCGAGCGCGTCTTCGGGGAACACGTCGCGGAGTAA
- a CDS encoding VOC family protein, with protein MSNESTNPITPELPDSPVHTTGTDHITIWGSNEADTIAFYQDVLGMPLVLRQPNLDDPSQTHLFFDTGDGRILTFFVSDDRPSNRRGQRGGVGAVHHLCFSVDPDEYEDTMDALEDAGHQYNVFDRGIFHSIYTTDNNGLVIELSTDKYEVPDDRRGEVLAKAQELREEDGAEYAKDEHLRGAIEALGLELVEHDLPDASAGVGGVE; from the coding sequence ATGTCTAACGAATCCACCAATCCGATCACGCCGGAACTGCCCGACAGCCCCGTCCACACGACGGGTACCGACCACATCACCATCTGGGGGAGCAACGAGGCGGACACGATCGCGTTCTATCAGGACGTGCTCGGCATGCCGCTGGTGCTTCGCCAGCCGAACCTCGACGACCCCTCGCAGACCCACCTCTTCTTCGATACGGGCGACGGTCGCATCCTCACTTTCTTCGTCAGCGACGACCGGCCGTCGAACCGTCGCGGGCAGCGCGGCGGCGTCGGCGCTGTCCACCACCTCTGTTTCAGCGTCGATCCCGACGAATACGAGGACACGATGGACGCCCTCGAGGACGCAGGTCACCAGTACAACGTCTTCGACCGGGGCATCTTCCACTCGATCTACACGACGGACAACAACGGCCTCGTCATCGAATTATCGACGGACAAGTACGAGGTGCCCGACGACCGCCGCGGCGAAGTGCTCGCCAAGGCGCAGGAACTCCGCGAGGAAGACGGTGCCGAGTACGCCAAAGACGAGCACCTCCGCGGTGCCATCGAGGCGCTGGGCCTCGAACTCGTCGAACACGATCTCCCCGACGCCAGCGCCGGCGTCGGTGGTGTCGAATGA
- a CDS encoding alpha/beta hydrolase has product MSADAGANGPHQNQPLVTGGTDLADAEAALVLTHGRGATARGMVQMADELHHRGVAVLAPQAARQTWYPNSFLAPVDRNEPGRSSGLQAIRDAIGEANDAGIPTERVALIGFSQGACLASEFLARNPRRYGGLAALSGGLIGEELDDEYPGDLEGTTVFLGCSDVDPHIPEQRVHDTADVFESMSADVTKRLYQGMGHGINEDEMAFVSEMVADLVD; this is encoded by the coding sequence ATGAGCGCCGATGCCGGTGCCAACGGACCGCACCAGAATCAGCCCCTCGTCACGGGCGGGACGGACCTCGCGGACGCCGAGGCGGCGCTCGTCCTCACTCACGGCCGCGGCGCGACCGCTCGCGGAATGGTCCAGATGGCCGACGAGCTCCATCACCGGGGCGTCGCCGTCCTCGCCCCGCAGGCGGCCCGTCAGACCTGGTACCCAAACTCGTTTCTCGCACCCGTCGATCGCAACGAGCCGGGTCGGAGTTCGGGCCTGCAAGCGATCCGCGACGCGATCGGCGAGGCCAACGACGCCGGGATTCCGACCGAGCGCGTCGCGCTGATCGGCTTCTCGCAGGGTGCCTGTCTCGCGAGCGAGTTCCTCGCCCGTAATCCGCGACGATACGGCGGCCTCGCCGCCCTCAGCGGCGGACTCATCGGCGAGGAACTCGACGACGAGTACCCCGGCGACCTCGAGGGAACGACGGTCTTCCTCGGCTGTAGCGACGTCGATCCGCACATTCCCGAGCAGCGCGTCCACGACACGGCCGACGTCTTCGAGTCGATGAGCGCCGACGTGACGAAACGACTCTACCAGGGGATGGGGCACGGCATCAACGAGGACGAGATGGCGTTCGTCTCGGAGATGGTCGCTGATCTGGTCGACTGA
- a CDS encoding alpha/beta fold hydrolase, which yields MGGLGGGKMEARKFARRFIDRRFTDAASMLTDDGHSAIMDSFPDSLAEEGMDSEEVLEQCWWGLHGQYGEPEAVDELTVHDGNQATVTFAFENGTETATLNLTGKSISDFTFTPTYESPAYADEDALTEHEVTVDTGDVALNGLLTVPEGRTPVPGVVLVHGAGVHDPDGTVGNSKILKDISLGLASEGVASLRYEKRLANHEIPDDALTLDTVVTDDAVAAVDRLAAFDDVHQDSLFVAGHSQGGMCAPRIADRHGGLAGVVNLDGSPEPNLPPEHADIIRYEFEIDGDLNEEQAARVERDRETLRRIAEGEFDDEKIMGRPGAWHRSLREYDPVSTASDLHVPTLALTTFSADEETQPELAAFFRTRYETWLDADLPEGSHVECYTNVDHYFQSITPPATPHSLYFGGNVAETVIDDLNKWIQGVSTQ from the coding sequence ATGGGTGGTCTGGGCGGGGGTAAGATGGAAGCACGGAAGTTCGCAAGACGGTTCATCGATAGAAGGTTTACCGACGCGGCCAGCATGCTGACCGATGACGGCCATTCGGCCATCATGGATTCTTTCCCCGATTCACTCGCGGAAGAAGGAATGGACTCCGAGGAGGTTCTCGAACAGTGTTGGTGGGGACTCCACGGGCAGTACGGTGAGCCGGAGGCGGTGGACGAGCTAACTGTTCACGACGGCAACCAGGCCACTGTCACGTTCGCTTTCGAGAACGGAACTGAAACCGCGACCCTGAACCTTACTGGTAAGAGCATCTCCGATTTTACGTTTACGCCTACATACGAATCACCAGCCTATGCCGACGAAGACGCATTGACCGAGCACGAAGTGACCGTCGACACTGGGGATGTGGCCCTCAACGGACTGCTCACAGTTCCCGAAGGAAGGACTCCAGTCCCGGGCGTTGTGCTTGTCCACGGAGCCGGCGTACATGATCCGGATGGCACGGTGGGCAATTCGAAAATCCTGAAGGACATCTCGTTGGGACTCGCCAGCGAGGGAGTTGCCTCACTCCGCTACGAAAAACGCCTCGCCAACCACGAGATCCCCGACGATGCGCTCACCTTGGATACAGTAGTAACCGACGACGCAGTCGCGGCAGTTGACCGACTCGCTGCTTTCGATGACGTTCACCAGGATTCGCTGTTCGTCGCCGGTCACAGTCAGGGCGGAATGTGCGCCCCACGCATCGCCGACCGTCACGGTGGTCTTGCGGGCGTTGTGAACCTCGACGGTTCTCCTGAGCCGAACCTTCCCCCAGAGCACGCCGACATTATCCGATACGAGTTCGAGATTGACGGCGACCTCAACGAGGAGCAGGCGGCTCGAGTAGAGAGGGACCGCGAGACGCTCCGGCGAATCGCTGAGGGCGAGTTTGACGACGAGAAGATTATGGGTCGTCCGGGTGCCTGGCATCGGAGCCTACGGGAGTACGACCCTGTGTCTACCGCCAGCGACCTCCACGTACCTACACTCGCCCTGACGACGTTTAGTGCCGACGAGGAGACGCAGCCCGAACTCGCCGCCTTCTTCCGGACCCGCTACGAGACCTGGCTGGATGCTGATCTCCCTGAGGGAAGCCACGTCGAATGTTATACGAACGTGGACCATTATTTCCAGTCGATCACGCCGCCAGCAACCCCGCACAGCCTATACTTCGGTGGCAACGTCGCTGAGACCGTTATCGATGATTTAAATAAGTGGATTCAGGGAGTCAGCACCCAGTGA